One segment of Rosa chinensis cultivar Old Blush chromosome 6, RchiOBHm-V2, whole genome shotgun sequence DNA contains the following:
- the LOC112170513 gene encoding protein FAR1-RELATED SEQUENCE 5, whose translation MDNEMIEFDIGLGGREGDDDFVEIEHPVEDEEMVDSPLLGSASGSVNGVGFSGGSGEIYLPEGDLLDLEPYDGMEFESEEAAKAFYNSYARRVGFSTRVSSSRRSRRDGAIIQRQFVCAKEGFRNLNEKRTKDREIKRPRTVTRVGCKASLSVKMQDSGKWVVSGFVKEHNHELVPPDQVHCLRSHRQISGPAKTLIDTLQAAGMGPRRIMSALIKEYGGISKVGFTEVDCRNYMRNNRQRSLDGDIQMLLDYLRLMQADNQNFFYAVQGDEDQAMGNVIWADPKAKTNYNYFGDTVTFDTTYRSNRYRLPFAPITGINHHGQPVLFGCAFLINESEASFVWLFKTWLMAMSGRPPLSITTDHDPVIQSAIMQVFPQTRHRFCKWHIFKKCQEKLSHVFLQHPSFEADFHKCVNLTESIEEFESCWLSLVDRYDLRDHEWLQTVYSARRQWVPVYLRDTFFAEMSITQRSDSMNSYFDGYVNASTNLSQFFKLYEKALESRNEKEVKADFDTMNTSPVLKTPSPMEKQASEFYTKKIFMRFQEELVGTLTFTASKGDDDGMIISYQVAKFGEDHKAYYVKLNVLDMMASCSCQMFEFSGLLCRHVLAVFRVTNVLTLPSHYILKRWTRNAKSSVMLEERSSDVYTNYLESHTVRYNTLRHEAFKFVDGAKSSETYDLALDALKEAAKKVAHAIKNDGRNVMVNGHIRGNLAGGGSRANYTIGDHDGSSGQNLSEDDMDKKIRELTYELECANRKCEVYRANLLSLLKDIEDHKLQLSIKVENIKISMKDGF comes from the exons ATGGATAATGAGATGATTGAATTCGATATCGGGTTGGGAGGCCGGGAGGGGGATGATGATTTTGTCGAAATTGAGCACCCGGTCGAAGATGAAGAGATGGTTGATAGCCCTCTACTTGGCAGTGCTAGTGGCAGTGTCAATGGCGTTGGGTTTAGTGGAGGGAGTGGTGAAATTTACCTTCCTGAGGGGGACCTCTTGGACCTTGAACCATATGATGGCATGGAGTTTGAGTCTGAAGAGGCTGCCAAGGCATTTTACAATTCATATGCCCGCCGTGTTGGGTTTAGTACTCGTGTCAGCTCCTCCCGTCGCTCCAGGCGCGATGGAGCGATCATACAGAGGCAATTTGTTTGTGCGAAAGAGGGATTTCGGAATTTGAATGAGAAGCGCACCAAGGATAGAGAGATCAAGCGCCCGCGGACTGTCACTAGAGTAGGATGCAAAGCGTCCTTGTCTGTAAAGATGCAAGATTCGGGGAAATGGGTTGTGTCTGGATTTGTTAAAGAGCATAATCATGAGTTGGTTCCCCCTGATCAGGTGCATTGCCTTCGGTCGCACAGGCAGATATCTGGTCCTGCTAAGACTTTGATTGATACATTGCAGGCAGCTGGAATGGGTCCCAGAAGGATCATGTCAGCACTGATTAAAGAATATGGTGGAATAAGCAAAGTTGGATTTACAGAGGTCGACTGTAGGAATTACATGAGGAATAATCGCCAGAGGAGCTTGGATGGGGATATTCAGATGCTATTGGATTATTTGAGACTAATGCAAGCAGATAACCAGAACTTCTTCTATGCTGTTCAGGGCGATGAGGATCAGGCCATGGGCAATGTCATCTGGGCTGATCCAAAGGCAAAGACAAACTACAATTACTTTGGTGATACTGTTACTTTTGATACTACCTACAGGTCGAACAGGTACCGTTTGCCCTTTGCACCTATCACAGGGATAAACCACCACGGGCAGCCTGTATTGTTTGGTTGTGCTTTTCTGATAAATGAGTCTGAAGCATCATTTGTTTGGCTGTTTAAAACATGGCTTATGGCAATGTCAGGCCGCCCTCCGTTGTCAATTACCACTGACCATGATCCTGTGATACAGTCAGCTATCATGCAGGTCTTCCCACAGACCCGTCACCGATTCTGCAAATGGCACATTTTCAAAAAATGCCAGGAGAAACTATCCCATGTGTTTCTTCAACATCCAAGTTTTGAAGCAGACTTTCACAAATGTGTCAATTTGACTGAGTCAATAGAAGAGTTTGAGTCTTGCTGGTTGTCTCTTGTTGATAGATATGATCTCAGGGATCATGAATGGCTTCAAACAGTATACTCTGCTCGCAGGCAATGGGTCCCTGTCTATCTGCGTGACACCTTTTTTGCAGAAATGTCCATAACCCAGAGAAGTGATAGTATGAACTCATATTTTGATGGTTATGTGAATGCTTCAACAAATCTGAGTCAGTTCTTTAAGCTCTATGAGAAAGCTCTGGAGAGTCGCAATGAGAAGGAAGTGAAAGCAGATTTTGATACTATGAACACTTCCCCAGTTTTGAAGACCCCATCTCCAATGGAAAAGCAAGCCTCTGAGttttatacaaaaaaaatatttatgagGTTTCAAGAGGAGCTAGTTGGGACATTAACTTTCACAGCATCCAAGGGCGATGATGATGGGATGATCATCTCATATCAAGTAGCAAAGTTCGGGGAGGACCATAAAGCATATTATGTTAAACTAAATGTTCTGGACATGATGGCAAGTTGTAGTTGCCAGATGTTTGAGTTTTCAGGTCTTCTTTGCAGACATGTATTAGCAGTCTTTCGAGTGACCAATGTGTTAACTCTGCCATCTCATTACATATTGAAACGATGGACAAGAAATGCCAAGAGCAGCGTTATGTTAGAAGAACGTTCTAGTGATGTATATACCAATTATCTAGAATCTCATACTGTTAGATACAATACTTTACGCCATGAGGCCTTTAAATTTGTAGATGGAGCAAAGTCTTCAGAAACTTACGACCTTGCCCTGGATGCTTTAAAAGAAGCTGCAAAAAAAGTAGCTCATGCAATTAAGAATGATGGGAGAAATGTCATGGTGAACGGGCATATCAGGGGAAACTTGGCTGGTGGTGGAAGTCGGGCCAATTACACCATTGGGGATCATGATGGGAGTTCTGGCCAGAATTTGTCTGAG GATGATATGGACAAAAAAATTCGGGAACTTACATATGAGCTGGAGTGTGCTAATCGAAAGTGTGAAGTTTATCGGGCTAACCTACTTTCACTTTTGAAAGACATTGAGGATCATAAGTTGCAATTGTCAATTAAAGTGGAAAACATTAAGATTAGCATGAAAGACGGCTTTTAA
- the LOC112172508 gene encoding protein FAR1-RELATED SEQUENCE 9 encodes MSGGRQRTLGGGGQHVLDYLKRMQAENPAFFYAVQSDSDHSSGNIFWADATARMNYNYFKDAVIFDTTYRTNHYRVPFASFIGINHHGQPVLFGCALILNESESSFIWLFQTWLQAMSERYPVSITTDPDRLIQVAVAQVLPHTRHRFCKSTIFREMKEKLGGLYTSHSTFETEFKKCINESETIDGFESHWHSLLQRYYIMDNEWLQSMYNARQQWVPVYMRDTFFGDFAVNEGSGSLTLFFDGFVTEATTIQILLKQYEKAVVSWHEKELKADFDTTNTMPILKTPSPMEKQAANLYTRRMFKKFQEELVETLANPATKIDDTGTVATYRVAKFGEDHKAHAVNFNSSEAKASCSCQMFEYSGIICRHILAVFRAKNVLTLPSPYILKRWTRNAKTGAVLDERSSDSPSNSRESVTVRYNNLRQEAIKYVEEGAKSIHIYNVAMKALQEAAKKVASMKNQGSGAMHGSSLANGGSQEMHATEENQTAVFQSADEKEKKIHELSAELDSTNQRCEVYRANLLAVLRDMEEQKLKLSVKVQSARLSLKE; translated from the exons ATGAGTGGCGGCAGACAGAGGACCCTCGGGGGTGGGGGTCAGCATGTGTTGGACTATCTGAAAAGAATGCAGGCAGAGAATCCTGCTTTCTTTTATGCTGTTCAGAGTGACAGTGATCACTCTAGTGGAAACATATTTTGGGCAGATGCAACTGCAAGGATGAACTATAATTACTTTAAAGATGCTGTTATATTTGACACCACGTACAGGACAAATCACTATAGGGTACCATTTGCCTCATTCATTGGGATTAATCATCATGGGCAGCCGGTGTTGTTTGGATGTGCATTGATCCTCAATGAGTCTGAGTCCTCATTCATATGGCTATTCCAAACTTGGCTTCAAGCAATGTCTGAACGCTACCCTGTCTCTATCACCACTGATCCAGATAGGCTCATACAAGTTGCTGTTGCACAAGTTCTTCCTCACACCCGACATCGTTTCTGCAAGAGCACCATATTTAGAGAAATGAAAGAGAAACTTGGTGGTCTATATACTTCTCATTCGACCTTTGAAACAGAATTTAAGAAATGCATTAATGAAAGCGAGACGATTGATGGTTTTGAGTCACATTGGCATTCACTGCTTCAAAGATACTACATCATGGATAATGAATGGCTTCAGTCAATGTACAATGCCAGGCAACAATGGGTCCCAGTTTACATGAGAGACACCTTTTTCGGAGATTTTGCTGTAAATGAGGGAAGTGGAAGTTTAACTTTGTTTTTTGATGGGTTTGTGACTGAAGCCACGACCATACAGATTTTGCTTAAACAGTATGAGAAGGCTGTAGTTAGTTGGCATGAAAAGGAATTAAAAGCAGATTTTGACACCACTAATACTATGCCCATTCTGAAGACACCATCCCCTATGGAAAAACAAGCTGCAAACCTCTATACTAGGAGAATGTTCAAGAAATTCCAGGAGGAGTTGGTTGAGACTCTTGCAAATCCTGCAACGAAAATTGATGACACAGGAACTGTTGCCACCTATCGAGTGGCTAAATTTGGGGAAGACCACAAAGCACATGCTGTTAATTTCAATTCTTCTGAGGCGAAAGCTAGTTGTAGCTGTCAAATGTTTGAATATTCGGGAATAATCTGTAGGCACATATTAGCAGTTTTTAGAGCGAAGAATGTTCTTACACTTCCTTCTCCATATATATTGAAACGATGGACAAGAAATGCCAAGACTGGAGCTGTGCTGGATGAACGTTCTTCTGATTCACCAAGCAATTCCAGAGAATCTGTAACAGTTAGGTATAACAATCTACGTCAGGAAGCAATTAAATATGTTGAAGAGGGAGCGAAATCTATCCACATTTACAATGTGGCGATGAAAGCTCTTCAGGAGGCCGCTAAGAAAGTTGCTTCTATGAAGAATCAAGGTTCCGGAGCCATGCATGGTAGTTCCCTGGCCAATGGAGGTAGCCAAGAAATGCATGCAACTGAAGAAAATCAAACGGCAGTATTTCAATCTGCG gatgagaaggagaagaaaattcatGAATTGTCTGCTGAATTGGACAGCACCAATCAACGATGTGAAGTTTATCGAGCAAATCTGCTTGCTGTTCTGCGAGATATGGAAGAGCAAAAGTTGAAGCTTTCAGTTAAGGTGCAAAGTGCAAGGCTAAGTCTGAAGGAGTGA
- the LOC112172370 gene encoding uncharacterized protein LOC112172370: MKIDKEIYHPVHPRHKLKIEYTEIPFYCDGCKEAGIGLKYKCQQCEFDLHKSCAVAPLYITHPFYNKCEFQFLYSPPGSLRRVCDACRKDVSGFVYHCRRCGFDLHPCCANLPQVLDDGKHNLYLCLKLTSACHRCGGKGPGWSYRSDCKTYNLHVSCVKELLVESWQAMYLNVDKNKVREMQTRIPSLKGTLQNHHGKKGGKVGKCCQIAGGAVRVIVSAILGDPTALIGAAVAGFMSK; the protein is encoded by the coding sequence ATGAAGATTGACAAGGAAATCTATCACCCTGTCCACCCTAGACACAAGCTCAAGATTGAATACACAGAGATCCCATTTTACTGTGATGGGTGCAAAGAAGCTGGGATTGGCCTCAAATACAAGTGTCAGCAGTGCGAATTTGATCTGCACAAGTCATGTGCTGTGGCTCCTCTCTACATCACCCATCCCTTCTACAACAAATGTGagtttcaatttctttatagCCCGCCTGGTTCTCTTAGAAGAGTATGTGATGCTTGTAGGAAAGATGTTTCCGGGTTTGTGTACCACTGCAGGAGATGCGGGTTTGATCTACACCCTTGTTGTGCAAACCTCCCACAAGTCCTAGATGATGGGAAGCACAACCTTTACTTGTGCCTCAAGTTAACCAGCGCTTGTCATCGGTGTGGAGGCAAGGGACCTGGTTGGTCTTACAGGTCTGACTGCAAGACCTATAACCTTCACGTGTCATGTGTGAAGGAGTTGCTTGTGGAGAGCTGGCAAGCCATGTATCTCAATGTGGACAAGAATAAGGTTAGGGAAATGCAGACTAGAATTCCTAGCCTTAAGGGCACACTGCAAAACCATCATGGGAAAAAAGGAGGGAAGGTTGGGAAATGTTGCCAGATTGCTGGTGGTGCTGTTCGTGTTATCGTCTCTGCCATCCTCGGAGATCCTACTGCTCTAATAGGCGCTGCTGTTGCCGGTTTCATGTCCAAGTAG